In a single window of the Arthrobacter sp. StoSoilA2 genome:
- a CDS encoding NAD(P)H-dependent glycerol-3-phosphate dehydrogenase — MTVIESRVPAPDTVAVLGAGSWGTTFAKILADAAATTGVERRIRIWGRRAGVVDQINAEHRNEQYLKDIELPHAVTASTDVAEVLQDAGLVVLAVPAQSLRPQLGEWKRLLAPDAIVVSLMKGLELGTDARMSEVIAQELGIPESRVVVVSGPNLAMEIAREQPTASVVACSDADTAAAIALCCTAPYFRPYTSTDVVGVEIGGIVKNVIALAVGICEGRQMGDNTKASVITRGLAETSRLALALGGEAHTMAGLAGLGDLVATCSSALSRNHTAGRLLGEGLSLEQVAEQMTQTAEGIKSGPAVHELAGKLNVEMPITAAVVAVLEGKMSVDDLGPRLLARALKSEGDY; from the coding sequence ATGACGGTTATTGAAAGCCGTGTCCCTGCACCGGATACCGTAGCTGTACTTGGCGCAGGTTCGTGGGGAACTACGTTCGCCAAGATCCTCGCGGATGCTGCTGCCACTACCGGGGTGGAGCGGAGGATCCGGATTTGGGGGCGGCGCGCAGGGGTGGTTGATCAGATCAATGCTGAGCACCGCAATGAGCAGTATTTGAAGGACATCGAACTTCCCCACGCCGTCACCGCATCCACGGATGTTGCAGAGGTCCTGCAGGATGCCGGTCTCGTGGTCCTTGCCGTGCCGGCCCAATCGCTGCGGCCCCAGTTGGGGGAATGGAAGCGCCTGCTCGCCCCGGACGCAATTGTCGTATCGCTGATGAAGGGCCTCGAACTGGGGACTGACGCACGCATGAGCGAGGTCATCGCCCAGGAGCTAGGCATCCCGGAATCACGTGTGGTGGTGGTCTCCGGACCCAACCTCGCCATGGAGATTGCCAGGGAACAACCCACTGCGTCTGTAGTTGCCTGCAGTGACGCCGATACCGCCGCCGCAATCGCGCTCTGCTGCACCGCACCGTACTTCCGTCCCTATACCAGCACCGATGTTGTGGGCGTGGAGATCGGCGGGATCGTCAAGAATGTGATTGCCCTTGCTGTAGGTATTTGCGAGGGGCGCCAAATGGGTGACAACACCAAAGCGTCAGTCATCACGCGAGGCCTCGCTGAGACGTCCCGGCTTGCCTTGGCGCTTGGTGGAGAGGCCCACACCATGGCGGGTCTCGCGGGCCTCGGTGACCTCGTTGCAACGTGCTCCTCTGCCCTCTCCAGGAATCACACAGCTGGAAGGCTACTGGGCGAGGGGCTGAGCCTCGAGCAGGTGGCTGAACAGATGACGCAAACCGCTGAAGGTATTAAGTCCGGCCCTGCCGTGCATGAATTGGCTGGCAAACTGAATGTCGAAATGCCCATTACGGCCGCCGTTGTGGCGGTGCTTGAAGGCAAAATGTCCGTTGATGACCTGGGGCCGCGATTGCTGGCCCGGGCCCTGAAGTCCGAAGGCGACTACTGA
- a CDS encoding lysophospholipid acyltransferase family protein: protein MKESAKSRATFMLLAGIARPLMNLLMGKKWEGTGKLPAGGFIAAPNHCTEIDPVVIGHMLYNQKRPPHFLAKAGLFKAPVLGALLRATNQIPVERSTAGANRSLQIAKEVVDAGGAIIIYPEGTLTRDPDLWPMKGHTGAARLALQTGAPVVPMAHWGAHEVFPRYAKRFHVFPRKTVRVLVGEPVDLSAFADRPMDRATLSEATDVIMEAVTELLATLRGEEPPAERWDPAVHKQAKHGRFVERGSNAARGAAPEKAAEPAGNDASLENPEPEGSK, encoded by the coding sequence TTGAAGGAATCGGCCAAGAGCCGGGCTACGTTCATGCTCCTGGCGGGCATTGCGCGTCCGTTGATGAACCTCCTGATGGGCAAGAAGTGGGAGGGCACCGGGAAGCTCCCCGCGGGCGGCTTCATCGCAGCACCGAACCACTGCACCGAAATTGATCCCGTCGTGATCGGGCACATGCTCTACAACCAGAAGCGTCCTCCGCATTTCCTCGCGAAGGCAGGCCTCTTCAAAGCACCAGTGTTGGGAGCCTTGCTGCGGGCGACGAACCAGATTCCGGTTGAACGCTCGACGGCGGGAGCCAACCGCTCGCTGCAAATCGCCAAAGAGGTGGTGGACGCCGGAGGTGCCATCATTATCTACCCCGAGGGAACCCTGACCCGGGACCCGGACCTGTGGCCGATGAAGGGCCACACTGGCGCTGCCCGCCTGGCATTGCAGACAGGTGCACCGGTTGTTCCGATGGCCCACTGGGGCGCCCATGAGGTGTTCCCCCGATATGCCAAGCGTTTCCACGTCTTCCCTCGAAAGACCGTCAGGGTTCTCGTAGGTGAGCCCGTGGACCTGAGCGCTTTCGCGGACCGGCCCATGGACCGGGCCACGCTGTCCGAAGCTACAGACGTCATCATGGAGGCGGTAACCGAGCTCCTGGCAACCCTGCGGGGTGAGGAGCCGCCCGCCGAACGCTGGGATCCGGCCGTTCATAAGCAGGCCAAACATGGCCGGTTCGTGGAGCGTGGTTCAAATGCTGCACGCGGCGCAGCGCCTGAAAAGGCTGCAGAACCCGCTGGCAACGATGCATCTCTTGAGAATCCGGAACCGGAGGGCAGCAAATGA
- the murA gene encoding UDP-N-acetylglucosamine 1-carboxyvinyltransferase, translating to MSSVLTIRGGVPLTGRVTVRGAKNLVPKAMVAALLGSEPSVLRNVPEIKDVEVVTSLLKLHGVTVVKDPDTGDLTLNPKDAKTASSTAIDAHAGDSRIPILLCGPLIHAIGEAFIPDLGGCKIGDRPIDYHLNVLRQFGAVVEKRPGGIHISAPNGLHGAKISLPYPSVGATEQVLLSATRAEGITELSGAATEPEIIDLIAVLQKMGAIISVQTDRTIRIEGVKDLGGYNHRALPDRNETASWASAALVTRGDIFVEGASQRDMMTFLNTYRKVGGGMDIGDDGIRFYHPGGKLSPLVLETDVHPGFMTDWQQPLVVALTQAEGVSIVHETVYENRFGFTDALARMGANIQVHRECLGSVPCRFGQRNFLHSAVISGPTPLRGTEIDIPDLRGGFSHLIAALAATGTSRVTGIDIINRGYERFTEKLAGLGADFDIITTK from the coding sequence ATGAGTAGTGTTCTGACAATCCGCGGTGGCGTCCCGTTGACAGGGCGGGTGACCGTTCGCGGTGCCAAGAACCTTGTGCCCAAGGCCATGGTGGCGGCGTTGCTGGGCAGCGAACCATCAGTGCTTCGGAACGTGCCGGAAATCAAGGACGTGGAGGTTGTTACCAGCCTGCTGAAGCTCCACGGGGTGACTGTGGTCAAGGACCCCGATACGGGTGATCTGACACTGAATCCGAAGGATGCCAAAACGGCATCCAGCACCGCCATTGACGCGCATGCCGGCGATTCACGCATCCCGATCCTGCTGTGCGGCCCCCTGATCCATGCGATCGGAGAGGCTTTCATTCCGGACCTTGGCGGCTGCAAGATTGGCGACCGTCCTATCGACTACCATCTGAACGTCCTGCGCCAGTTTGGCGCCGTTGTGGAAAAGCGCCCGGGCGGCATCCATATCTCAGCACCCAACGGACTGCACGGCGCCAAGATCTCCCTTCCCTATCCATCAGTGGGCGCAACCGAGCAGGTGTTGCTGAGCGCTACGCGCGCGGAAGGAATCACGGAACTCAGCGGGGCTGCGACCGAACCGGAGATCATAGATCTCATCGCCGTGCTGCAGAAAATGGGCGCCATCATCAGTGTCCAGACTGACCGGACCATCCGCATCGAGGGTGTCAAGGACCTTGGTGGCTACAACCACCGGGCGCTTCCGGACCGGAACGAGACTGCGTCCTGGGCCTCGGCCGCGTTGGTTACGCGTGGCGACATTTTTGTTGAAGGTGCTTCACAGCGGGACATGATGACCTTCCTGAACACCTACCGCAAGGTGGGGGGCGGCATGGACATTGGGGATGACGGCATCCGTTTTTACCACCCCGGAGGCAAGCTTTCCCCGCTGGTCCTGGAGACGGATGTGCACCCAGGCTTCATGACTGACTGGCAGCAGCCCCTGGTGGTGGCTTTGACCCAGGCGGAGGGCGTGTCGATTGTGCATGAGACGGTCTATGAGAACCGTTTCGGCTTCACCGATGCCCTGGCCCGGATGGGTGCAAACATCCAGGTCCACCGTGAGTGCCTTGGCAGTGTTCCCTGCCGCTTCGGCCAGAGGAACTTCCTGCATTCCGCAGTGATCTCCGGTCCTACGCCGCTGCGGGGGACCGAGATTGACATCCCCGATCTTCGTGGCGGCTTCAGCCACCTCATTGCAGCTTTGGCCGCGACCGGCACCTCCAGGGTCACAGGCATCGATATCATCAACCGTGGATACGAGCGCTTTACCGAGAAGCTCGCTGGCCTGGGCGCCGATTTCGACATCATCACCACCAAGTAG
- the leuD gene encoding 3-isopropylmalate dehydratase small subunit, with translation MEAFTTHTGIGVPLRQSNVDTDQIIPAVYLKRITRTGFEDALFAAWRKDESFILNQAPFKAGSVLVAGPDFGTGSSREHAVWALKDYGFKTVLSSRFADIFRGNSGKQGLLAAQVAQDDIELIWKILENAPGTEVKVDLVSKTVECGNVVAPFEIDDYTRWRLLEGLDDIGLTLQHEEDITAYEATRPSFKPKTLPAKS, from the coding sequence ATGGAAGCATTCACTACCCACACCGGCATCGGCGTTCCGCTGCGCCAGAGCAATGTGGATACCGACCAAATCATTCCGGCGGTCTACCTCAAGCGCATCACGCGCACCGGCTTCGAAGACGCCCTCTTCGCCGCCTGGCGCAAGGACGAGTCGTTCATCCTCAACCAGGCCCCGTTCAAGGCCGGCTCCGTGCTGGTGGCCGGCCCGGACTTTGGGACGGGTTCCTCCCGTGAGCACGCTGTCTGGGCGTTGAAGGACTACGGCTTCAAAACTGTGCTGTCCTCACGTTTCGCCGATATTTTCCGCGGCAACTCAGGCAAGCAGGGACTGCTGGCAGCCCAGGTGGCACAGGATGACATCGAGCTCATCTGGAAGATCCTGGAGAACGCTCCCGGCACTGAGGTCAAGGTGGACCTGGTCTCCAAGACGGTGGAATGCGGCAACGTCGTGGCTCCGTTCGAGATCGACGACTACACGCGCTGGCGGCTCCTGGAAGGCCTCGACGACATCGGCCTCACCCTCCAGCACGAAGAAGACATCACCGCCTACGAGGCCACAAGGCCCTCGTTCAAGCCGAAGACACTTCCGGCGAAAAGCTGA
- the leuC gene encoding 3-isopropylmalate dehydratase large subunit: protein MGKTLAEKVWDAHVVRKGEGEGANAQPDLLFIDLHLVHEVTSPQAFEGLRLAGRKLRRTDLTIATEDHNTPTLDIDKPIADLTSRTQIETLRANCKEFGVRLHSLGDKEQGIVHVVGPQLGLTQPGMTVVCGDSHTSTHGAFGALAMGIGTSEVEHVMATQTLSLKPFKTMAINVEGTLRPGVTAKDIILAVIAKIGTGGGQGYVLEYRGSAIRALSMDARMTICNMSIEAGARAGMVAPDQITYDYMQGRPHAPEGADWDAAVEYWNTLHTDADATFDVEVDLDANTLEPFVTWGTNPGQGVSLSAKVPSPEDFGDENAKAAAERALQYMGLEAGTPMKDIRVDTVFLGSCTNSRIEDLRAAADIIRGREKDPDLRMLVVPGSARVRLEAEAEGLDKVFKDFGAEWRFAGCSMCLGMNPDQLEPGQRCASTSNRNFEGRQGKGGRTHLVSPVVAAATAVRGTLSSPSDLEPASAGTLTGTAV, encoded by the coding sequence GTGGGAAAGACACTGGCCGAGAAAGTCTGGGACGCGCACGTTGTGCGCAAGGGTGAAGGCGAAGGAGCCAATGCCCAGCCCGACCTTCTTTTCATTGACTTGCACCTGGTCCACGAGGTGACGTCACCGCAGGCTTTCGAGGGGCTGCGCCTTGCCGGCCGCAAGCTGCGACGCACCGACCTCACCATTGCCACGGAGGACCACAACACTCCCACCCTGGACATCGACAAGCCCATCGCGGACCTCACCAGCCGCACGCAGATTGAAACGCTGCGCGCCAACTGCAAGGAATTCGGCGTCCGCCTGCACTCGCTCGGCGATAAGGAGCAGGGCATCGTGCACGTCGTGGGTCCGCAGCTGGGCCTGACCCAGCCGGGCATGACCGTGGTGTGTGGCGACTCGCACACCTCCACGCACGGCGCCTTCGGTGCACTTGCCATGGGCATCGGAACCTCTGAAGTCGAACACGTCATGGCAACCCAGACGCTGTCCTTGAAGCCGTTCAAGACCATGGCTATCAACGTCGAGGGGACGCTGCGCCCGGGAGTTACCGCCAAGGACATCATCCTGGCCGTCATTGCCAAGATCGGTACCGGCGGAGGCCAGGGCTACGTCCTGGAATACCGCGGCTCTGCCATCCGGGCCCTGTCGATGGATGCCCGGATGACCATCTGCAACATGTCCATCGAAGCCGGCGCGCGTGCCGGAATGGTGGCTCCGGACCAGATCACCTACGACTACATGCAGGGCCGTCCGCATGCGCCGGAAGGCGCTGACTGGGACGCCGCCGTCGAGTACTGGAACACGCTGCACACTGACGCCGACGCGACGTTCGACGTCGAAGTGGACCTCGATGCGAACACTCTCGAGCCGTTCGTCACCTGGGGCACCAACCCCGGCCAGGGCGTTTCGCTGTCAGCCAAGGTTCCGTCCCCGGAGGACTTCGGCGACGAGAACGCCAAGGCTGCCGCCGAGCGCGCGCTGCAGTACATGGGCCTTGAGGCGGGCACCCCCATGAAAGACATCCGCGTGGACACCGTCTTCCTGGGCTCCTGCACCAATTCCCGCATCGAGGACCTTCGTGCTGCCGCCGACATCATCCGCGGCCGCGAGAAGGACCCGGATCTCCGCATGCTCGTGGTGCCGGGTTCCGCCCGTGTCCGGCTCGAAGCCGAAGCCGAGGGCCTGGATAAAGTCTTCAAGGATTTCGGAGCCGAGTGGCGCTTCGCCGGTTGCTCGATGTGCCTGGGCATGAACCCGGACCAACTGGAGCCGGGGCAGCGCTGCGCTTCAACGTCCAACCGCAACTTTGAGGGCCGCCAGGGCAAGGGCGGCCGTACGCACCTTGTCTCTCCCGTGGTGGCTGCCGCGACAGCCGTCCGCGGAACGCTGAGCTCGCCGTCGGACCTTGAGCCGGCTTCTGCAGGCACATTGACCGGAACCGCAGTCTAG
- a CDS encoding IclR family transcriptional regulator, giving the protein MDNSSGVGVIDKAAQVLDALEAGPTTLAQLVAATGLARPTVHRLALALVHHRLVSRDIQGRFVLGSRLVELASAAGEDRLIASAGPVLIQLRDATGESAQIFRRQGDWRVCVASAERPIGLRDTIPVGTQLSMKAGSAAQVLLAWEDHDRLLEGLQNARFTPTVLAGVRRRGWGQSLGEREPGVASVSAPVRGPSGRVIAAVSISGPIERLTRQPGRLHAEVVCNAARVLTEALRKNND; this is encoded by the coding sequence ATGGACAATTCTAGTGGAGTCGGGGTCATTGATAAAGCGGCCCAAGTACTCGATGCCCTCGAGGCCGGGCCAACGACACTTGCGCAACTTGTAGCGGCCACGGGCCTCGCCCGGCCCACCGTTCACCGGCTCGCGCTGGCCTTGGTCCACCACCGGCTGGTCAGTCGCGACATCCAGGGACGCTTCGTTCTGGGCAGTCGCCTGGTGGAGCTCGCATCCGCGGCTGGCGAAGACCGGCTCATCGCCTCTGCCGGGCCCGTACTCATCCAACTGCGGGACGCTACCGGCGAGAGCGCCCAGATTTTCCGCAGGCAGGGCGATTGGCGCGTATGCGTTGCCTCAGCGGAGCGTCCGATCGGGCTGCGCGATACCATTCCGGTGGGAACCCAGCTGTCCATGAAAGCCGGCTCGGCCGCACAGGTCCTCCTCGCCTGGGAAGACCACGACCGCCTGCTGGAAGGATTGCAGAACGCCCGCTTTACGCCCACCGTCCTGGCAGGAGTACGACGCCGGGGCTGGGGTCAGAGCCTGGGCGAACGCGAGCCAGGGGTCGCCTCGGTTTCCGCTCCGGTCCGTGGACCCTCCGGAAGGGTCATAGCCGCGGTTTCCATTTCCGGTCCGATTGAGCGCCTCACGCGCCAGCCTGGACGATTGCACGCCGAGGTCGTCTGCAATGCCGCCCGGGTCCTGACAGAGGCTTTGCGCAAGAACAACGACTAG
- a CDS encoding DUF1697 domain-containing protein produces the protein MTTYAVFLRGINVSGINIKMAELKSALKGYPFSDVKTLLASGNVVLKSDLSIKDVKVQFEKCLRESFGYDAWVVVLTASRVAELVDACPYPADDKATHSYITLTSDKAMLDELFEAGEALGGVEQVRLGPEASAWLAPAGGTLASPFSKLSAKPRYKASTTTRNLRTLIKVKDAAAAL, from the coding sequence ATGACCACCTACGCAGTATTCCTTAGGGGCATCAACGTCAGCGGGATCAACATCAAGATGGCCGAGCTGAAATCAGCGCTTAAGGGCTACCCATTCTCTGACGTCAAGACGCTGCTGGCGAGTGGAAACGTTGTCCTGAAGAGTGATTTGAGCATCAAGGATGTCAAGGTCCAGTTCGAAAAGTGCCTGCGTGAATCCTTCGGCTACGACGCCTGGGTTGTTGTCCTCACTGCTTCGCGGGTAGCCGAGCTCGTGGATGCCTGCCCGTACCCTGCCGACGACAAGGCCACGCACAGCTACATCACGCTCACGTCCGATAAAGCCATGCTTGACGAACTCTTTGAGGCCGGAGAAGCCCTTGGTGGCGTGGAACAGGTGCGGCTCGGACCGGAAGCTTCCGCATGGTTGGCACCCGCCGGAGGAACCTTGGCCAGTCCCTTCAGTAAACTCTCCGCCAAGCCGCGGTACAAGGCCAGCACCACAACCCGGAACCTTCGGACGTTGATCAAAGTCAAGGACGCTGCGGCCGCTCTCTAG
- a CDS encoding GTPase produces MSRHSQIRESSQLQRRLEALNTARELAEGVLPEQDLQSVYEVLERATSRRSLSAGHTVVGFFGATGSGKSSLFNAVSSSNLATAAARRPTTSAPLAGIWGEEGSGPLLDWLGVQERHSLPGLPGLATAESGLILLDLPDFDSTKVENREVVQRMVGMVDVLVWVLDPQKYADAAVHNDFLRPMASHGAVTLVVLNQIDKLNDADTADVLHSLKGILERDGLADVRVLGASALSGEGIDAVRGAIRDVVIQREATTKRLAADVSKAADELSLASGAGEARGIKASTKAKLATELSTAANVPVVVDAVARSFKRESARRTGWPVTRWLLRFRPDPLRRLNLGRQDTRPELNRTSLPVAGAPERARTDAAVRDFVDEASDGAPGPWRASIRGVAREGREQLPDALDQAIAGTDLKTSRRPFWWLLFNSLQWIALLLAVGGLGWLGVLAALGYFQMPVPEVPRTEGWPWPTLMVACGVVLGIVLAIFGRIIGGWAARVRAKGVAKRLKAAIAGVAERRIVEPVEVEIARLGAFNAALKAARKG; encoded by the coding sequence ATGAGCCGGCACAGCCAAATCCGGGAATCGTCCCAACTCCAGCGGCGGCTCGAAGCGCTCAACACAGCACGGGAACTGGCCGAGGGAGTGCTGCCCGAGCAGGATCTGCAATCCGTGTATGAGGTCCTTGAGCGGGCAACTTCCAGGCGCTCGTTGTCGGCAGGACACACGGTGGTGGGTTTCTTCGGGGCCACAGGAAGTGGCAAGTCTTCCTTGTTCAATGCCGTATCCAGCAGCAATCTGGCAACCGCGGCAGCCCGTCGACCCACGACGTCCGCGCCATTGGCGGGAATTTGGGGCGAGGAAGGAAGCGGGCCGCTGCTGGACTGGCTCGGAGTGCAGGAGCGCCACAGCCTGCCTGGGCTCCCAGGCCTGGCCACTGCGGAGAGCGGCCTGATCCTGCTGGACCTTCCCGACTTTGACTCAACGAAAGTGGAGAACCGGGAGGTAGTCCAGCGCATGGTCGGTATGGTGGATGTCCTGGTCTGGGTACTGGACCCGCAGAAGTATGCAGATGCCGCTGTGCACAACGACTTCCTGCGCCCGATGGCCTCCCACGGAGCGGTCACACTTGTTGTCCTGAACCAAATAGACAAGCTCAATGACGCGGACACCGCTGATGTGCTTCATTCCCTGAAAGGAATCCTGGAGCGCGACGGTCTGGCGGACGTTCGCGTCCTGGGCGCCTCGGCACTGTCCGGCGAAGGCATCGACGCCGTCCGTGGTGCCATCCGGGATGTCGTGATCCAGCGGGAGGCAACCACAAAACGCCTGGCTGCCGATGTCTCCAAGGCTGCAGACGAACTGTCCCTGGCTTCGGGTGCAGGCGAGGCCCGCGGCATCAAGGCAAGCACCAAGGCCAAGCTCGCCACTGAATTGTCGACGGCGGCCAACGTACCTGTGGTGGTTGATGCGGTAGCGCGATCATTCAAGAGGGAATCGGCGCGGAGGACGGGATGGCCCGTGACGCGATGGTTGCTGCGCTTCCGGCCGGATCCCCTGAGGAGGCTGAACCTGGGCAGGCAGGACACCAGGCCCGAGCTCAACCGGACTTCCTTGCCGGTAGCCGGCGCACCCGAACGTGCGAGGACAGATGCAGCCGTGCGTGATTTTGTGGATGAGGCTTCTGACGGCGCTCCTGGCCCCTGGCGGGCGTCCATCCGTGGCGTGGCCAGGGAAGGCCGCGAGCAACTGCCGGATGCCCTGGACCAAGCCATCGCCGGGACGGACCTCAAAACGTCAAGACGTCCGTTCTGGTGGTTGTTGTTCAACTCACTCCAATGGATCGCGCTTCTCCTGGCAGTTGGTGGCCTCGGTTGGCTTGGGGTCCTGGCTGCGCTCGGCTATTTCCAAATGCCCGTTCCGGAGGTGCCGAGGACTGAAGGATGGCCTTGGCCCACGTTGATGGTGGCCTGTGGTGTGGTTCTGGGGATCGTTCTGGCCATCTTCGGCAGAATCATCGGCGGCTGGGCCGCGCGCGTGCGCGCCAAAGGCGTGGCCAAGAGACTGAAAGCGGCAATAGCAGGCGTAGCTGAGCGGCGCATCGTGGAGCCGGTGGAGGTGGAGATTGCCCGTTTGGGTGCCTTCAATGCAGCCTTGAAAGCCGCGCGTAAAGGATAG